A window of the Canis lupus baileyi chromosome 1, mCanLup2.hap1, whole genome shotgun sequence genome harbors these coding sequences:
- the RPS11 gene encoding small ribosomal subunit protein uS17 has translation MADIQTERAYQKQPTIFQNKKRVLLGETGKEKLPRYYKNIGLGFKTPKEAIEGTYIDKKCPFTGNVSIRGRILSGVVTKMKMQRTIVIRRDYLHYIRKYNRFEKRHKNMSVHLSPCFRDVQIGDIVTVGECRPLSKTVRFNVLKVTKAAGTKKQFQKF, from the exons ATGGCAGACATTCAG ACCGAGCGTGCCTACCAAAAGCAGCCAACCATCTTTCAAAATAAGAAGAGGGTCCTACTTGGAGAAACTGGCAAGGAGAAGCTCCCGCGGTACTACAAAAACATCGGTCTGGGCTTCAAGACGCCCAAGGAG GCCATTGAGGGCACCTATATTGACAAGAAATGCCCCTTTACTGGCAATGTCTCCATCCGAGGGCGGATTTTGTCTG GTGTGGTGACCAAAATGAAGATGCAGAGGACTATTGTCATCCGCCGAGACTACCTCCACTACATCCGAAAGTACAACCGCTTTGAGAAACGCCACAAGAACATGTCGGTGCACTTGTCTCCTTGCTTCAG GGATGTCCAGATCGGCGACATTGTCACAGTGGGTGAGTGCCGCCCTTTGAGCAAGACTGTGCGTTTCAACGTGCTCAAAGTCACAAAAGCTGCTGGCACGAAGAAGCAGTTCCAGAAGTTTTGA
- the RPL13A gene encoding large ribosomal subunit protein uL13 isoform X1, which produces MAEGQVLVLDGRGHLLGRLAAIVAKQVLLGRKVVVVRCEGINISGNFYRNKLKYLAFLRKRMNTNPSRGPYHFRAPSRIFWRTVRGMLPHKTKRGQAALDRLKVFDGIPPPYDKKKRMVVPAALKVVRLKPTRKFAYLGRLAHEVGWKYQAVTATLEEKRKEKAKIHYRKKKQLMRLRKQAEKNVEKKIDKYTEVLKTHGLLV; this is translated from the exons ATGGCGGAGGGGCAG GTCCTGGTGCTCGATGGCCGAGGCCATCTCCTGGGCCGCCTGGCGGCCATTGTGGCCAAACAGGTGCTTCTGG GCCGGAAGGTTGTAGTCGTGCGCTGTGAAGGCATCAACATTTCTGGCAATTTCTACAGAAACAAGT tgaAGTACCTGGCCTTCCTCCGCAAGCGGATGAACACCAACCCATCCCGTGGCCCCTATCACTTCCGGGCACCCAGCCGTATCTTTTGGCGGACAGTTAGAG GCATGCTGCCCCACAAGACCAAGCGAGGCCAGGCTGCCCTGGACCGCCTCAAGGTGTTTGATGGGATCCCACCACCCTATGACAAG AAAAAGCGAATGGTGGTTCCAGCTGCCCTCAAGGTGGTACGCCTGAAGCCTACACGAAAG TTTGCTTACCTGGGGCGCCTGGCTCACGAAGTTGGCTGGAAGTACCAGGCAGTAACAGCCACcctggaggagaagaggaaggaaaaggccAAGATCCATTATCGGAAGAAGAAACAGCTTATG AGGCTACGGAAACAGGCCGAAAAGAATGTGGAGAAGAAAATTGACAAATACACAGAGGTCCTCAAGACCCATGGACTCCTGGTCTGA
- the RPL13A gene encoding large ribosomal subunit protein uL13 isoform X2 has translation MNTNPSRGPYHFRAPSRIFWRTVRGMLPHKTKRGQAALDRLKVFDGIPPPYDKKKRMVVPAALKVVRLKPTRKFAYLGRLAHEVGWKYQAVTATLEEKRKEKAKIHYRKKKQLMRLRKQAEKNVEKKIDKYTEVLKTHGLLV, from the exons ATGAACACCAACCCATCCCGTGGCCCCTATCACTTCCGGGCACCCAGCCGTATCTTTTGGCGGACAGTTAGAG GCATGCTGCCCCACAAGACCAAGCGAGGCCAGGCTGCCCTGGACCGCCTCAAGGTGTTTGATGGGATCCCACCACCCTATGACAAG AAAAAGCGAATGGTGGTTCCAGCTGCCCTCAAGGTGGTACGCCTGAAGCCTACACGAAAG TTTGCTTACCTGGGGCGCCTGGCTCACGAAGTTGGCTGGAAGTACCAGGCAGTAACAGCCACcctggaggagaagaggaaggaaaaggccAAGATCCATTATCGGAAGAAGAAACAGCTTATG AGGCTACGGAAACAGGCCGAAAAGAATGTGGAGAAGAAAATTGACAAATACACAGAGGTCCTCAAGACCCATGGACTCCTGGTCTGA